The Podospora pseudocomata strain CBS 415.72m chromosome 1 map unlocalized CBS415.72m_1, whole genome shotgun sequence genome has a segment encoding these proteins:
- the MON1 gene encoding Vacuolar fusion protein mon1 (EggNog:ENOG503NUUU; COG:U; BUSCO:EOG092624JL), with translation MAQETEEGNAVSSPSPPSPSPPPPPLPPRRKVSGEAPLQVGRQLQSKPTTAVSSIDISTLSFPDGTRGTFPTPSVGSGPSPLNSGYGTPSRDSSGDNLTDSMSVMSLAPTVRAPGDLASLVAGEFNRKSRAWNLLRSQSETVQPFEAIESGDSGELSGFEKEFDNIPENLTDDVRLSMWQSKMKHYLILSSAGKPIWSRHGDLSLINSSMGVIQTIISFYEGAKDPLMGFTAGKARFVVLTAGPLYFVAISKLGESDSQLRGQLEALYMQILSTLTLPTLKNIFVHRPSTDLRKPLEGTETLLSSLADSFTKGSPTALLGALECLKLRKSQRHAINNIFLKNRAEKLLYGLIVAGGKLVSVIRPRKHSLHPSDLQLIFNMLFESGSIKSGGGESWIPICLPAFNNSGYLYMYVSFFDEDGNETQPKPSSTTKPTSSSTPTIPEEGSPPPQPPPPPPPQPESPQEIALILISPDRESFFPFSSLRTSLYNSLTKSTHLSLIRSSLASPRPSISSILPGSTPPPISHFIYKSRPNVQFVMSSLHPLFTSPMARRKLMSQYQTLHAAMHAKHSHLKVIYSVGGDCASLGWVTPLFEFYCVAGPNVSRQAMTEAANRVVKWVGREEARVFIIGGGVF, from the coding sequence ATGGCTCAAGAAACAGAGGAGGGCAATGCTgtctcatcgccatcaccaccatcaccatcgccgccgccgccgccactaCCCCCTCGCCGAAAGGTATCGGGCGAAGCACCACTGCAAGTAGGAAGACAGTTACAGTCAAAGCCGACGACAGCGGTCTCGTCAATCGACATCTCAACCCTCTCTTTCCCAGATGGAACCAGGGGAACATTCCCAACGCCTTCGGTGGGAAGCGGGCCTTCACCACTAAACAGCGGATATGGAACCCCGTCGCGAGATTCATCAGGCGACAATCTCACCGATTCCATGAGTGTCATGAGCCTCGCGCCTACAGTTCGTGCCCCTGGCGACCTTGCCAGCCTCGTAGCCGGCGAGTTTAACAGGAAGAGCCGCGCTTGGAACCTTTTGCGATCTCAGTCAGAAACTGTCCAGCCCTTCGAAGCCATTGAGTCTGGTGACTCTGGTGAACTGTCTGGATTCGAGAAAGAGTTTGACAACATCCCAGAAAACTTGACCGACGACGTGAGGCTGTCCATGTGGCAGTCCAAGATGAAGCACTATCTGATTCTGTCGTCTGCCGGAAAACCAATATGGAGTCGACACGGTGATTTAAGTCTGATCAACTCATCCATGGGCGTCATACAGACCATTATATCGTTTTACGAAGGAGCCAAAGATCCGCTCATGGGCTTTACCGCTGGCAAGGCACGCTTTGTCGTTTTGACTGCTGGGCCGCTCTACTTTGTGGCCATCAGCAAACTTGGAGAAAGCGATTCTCAGCTGCGAGGCCAGCTCGAGGCCCTGTACATGCAAATTCTTTCAACCTTGACTCTTCCCACCCTCAAAAACATATTTGTCCACCGTCCCTCCACCGATCTGAGAAAGCCTCTGGAGGGAACGGAAACGCTATTATCCTCACTCGCCGATAGCTTCACCAAAGGCTCCCCCACCGCTCTTCTCGGGGCACTGGAATGCCTCAAGCTCCGGAAATCCCAACGCCACGCCATCAACAATATCTTTCTCAAGAACCGCGCCGAAAAGCTCTTATATGGTCTCATAGTCGCAGGCGGAAAACTCGTCTCGGTCATCCGCCCACGAAAGcactccctccaccccagcgACCTCCAACTGATCTTCAACATGCTCTTCGAATCAGGCAGCATCAAatccggcggcggcgaatcCTGGATCCCCATCTGTCTCCCTGCGTTCAACAACAGCGGCTACCTCTACATGTACGTCTCCTTCTTCGACGAAGACGGCAACGAAACCCAGCcaaagccatcatcaacaacaaagcctacctccagcagcaccccgACAATACCAGAGGAAggctctccaccaccacagccaccaccgccccctcccccgcagcCAGAATCCCCCCAGGAGatcgccctcatcctcatctccccgGACAGGGaatccttcttccccttctcctccctccgtACCTCACTATacaactccctcaccaaatccacccacctctccctcatccgaTCATCCCTCGCCAGCCCACGACCATCCATatcctccatcctccccggcaGCACCCCCCCCCCGATATCCCACTTCATCTACAAATCCCGCCCCAACGTCCAGTTCGTCATGAGCTCGCTCCACCCGTTGTTCACATCCCCGATGGCAAGACGCAAACTCATGTCCCAGTACCAAACACTGCACGCGGCTATGCACGCGAAACACTCCCACCTCAAGGTCATTTACTCTGTGGGCGGGGACTGCGCCAGTTTAGGGTGGGTGACGCCCTTGTTTGAGTTTTACTGCGTCGCGGGGCCGAATGTGAGCAGGCAAGCGATGACGGAGGCGGCGAATCGGGTGGTCaagtgggttgggagggaggaggcgagggtttTTATTATTGGGGGTGGGGTATTCTAG
- a CDS encoding uncharacterized protein (EggNog:ENOG503P3FB; COG:S) yields the protein MNNFGVIEVASTATKTTPGWAYVPDTGPSLSATALQPKNRKRAARNTQPGLSLSDLTARQENKLRKDLEALNRDNQRDVNIPVPSSSRSSHKHTPTVRKILQSQKTFANHLDDYQALLALAESNPAAVVNNPLLFLNKPVVATSQAKSASPAPVREKGGSKRGQAAAKRAAVKAAAAAAAEEKEEEEEEEGRKRARQLAAEGEDVEMIDSPAAAPDEVEKLVETYPADGTILPAYNERPPAAHPGDDDPLLVSVVPSFPTDEELRSLMTAPPLSYMDSRAAFGEEGERYPIRVFCEMCGYWGRVKCMKCGVRVCGLDCLEGHREECVTRYGL from the exons atgAACAACTTTGGCGTCATAGAAGTAGCctcgacagcaacaaaaaccacccccGGCTGGGCCTACGTCCCCGACACCGGCCCCTCCCTGTCAGCCACCGCCCTCCAGCCAAAGAACCGCAAACGAGCCGCGCGGAATACCCAGCCTGGGCTGAGCTTGTCCGACTTAACAGCTCGACAAGAAAACAAGCTGAGGAAAGATCTCGAGGCGCTGAATCGAGACAACCAGAGGGACGTGAACATTCCTGTTCCGAGTAGCAGTAGATCGT CACACAAACACACCCCCACCGTCCGGAAAATCCTCCAGTCTCAAAAGACGTTTGCGAACCATCTCGATGATTACCAGGCTCTGCTCGCGCTGGCGGAGAGTAACCCCGCCGCGGTGGTGAACAATCCGTTGCTTTTCCTCAATAAACCGGTGGTGGCGACGTCGCAGGCGAAGAGTGCGAGTCCTGCTCCGGTGAGGGAAAAGGGTGGGAGTAAAAGGGGGCAGGCGGCTGCTAAACGGGCGGCggtgaaggcggcggcggcggcggcggcggaggaaaaggaggaggaggaggaggaggaggggaggaaaagggccAGACAACTCGCGGCGGAAGGGGAAGATGTGGAAATGATTgattctcctgctgctgctccggaCGAGGTAGAGAAGCTGGTTGAGACGTATCCGGCGGATGGGACGATTCTGCCGGCTTATAATGAAAGGCCGCCGGCGGCGCATCCGGGGGATGACGATCCTTTGCTTGTGTCGGTCGTTCCGAGTTTTCCGACGGATGAGGAGCTGAGGAGCTTGATGACGGCGCCGCCGTTGAGTTACATGGATTCGAGGGCtgcttttggggaggagggggagaggtacCCGATCAGGGTGTTTTGCGAGATGTGCGGGTATTGGGGTAGGGTCAAATGTATGAAGTGTGGGGTGAGGGTTTGCGGGCTGGATTGTTTGGAGGGGCATAGGGAGGAGTGTGTCACTAGGTATGGGCTTTGA
- a CDS encoding uncharacterized protein (EggNog:ENOG503P5CX), whose product MATTSRILTRALPALRMMSTTAVRRNAAVAGAVPLPARKPVGALRGGLFGFFFGSTLAGAGVYYYAVQEYKASNELLTEDIYTLQRSVERLSEYITAMEQKMELLEKKKR is encoded by the exons ATGGCCACCACCTCTAGGATTTTGACCCGAGCTTTGCCTGCTCTGCGCATGATGAGCACGACGGCTGTCAGGAGGAACGCGGCCGTTGCCGGGGCGGTTCCCCTGCCCGCGAGGAAGCCCGTTGGGGcgttgagaggggg gctctttggcttcttcttcggcagcACCTTGGCCGGCGCGGGCGTGTACTATTACGCCGTGCAGGAGTACAAGGCTTCGAACGAGCTGCTGACTGAGGATATTTAC ACTCTGCAGCGttcggtggagaggttgagcgAGTATATCACTGCGATGGAGCAAAagatggagttgttggagaagaagaagaggtaa
- the PDI1 gene encoding protein disulfide-isomerase precursor (COG:O; EggNog:ENOG503NZ2W), whose protein sequence is MQKVHRIALGLLAAAAIATASDVVQLKKDTFDDFVKANDLVLAEFFAPWCGHCKALAPEYEEAATTLKEKNIKLAKIDCTEETELCQQHGVEGYPTLKVFRGLDNVGPYKGQRKAGAITSYMIKQSLPAVSDVTKDTLEEFKKADKVVIVAYVDAADKASSEAFSAVAEKLRDDYPFGVSTDAALAEAEGVKAPAVVVYKDFDEGKSVFTERFEAEAIQKFAKTAATPLIGEIGPETYSDYMSAGLPLAYIFAETAEERKEISEKLKPIAEAQRGIVNFGTIDAKAYGAHAGNLNLKTDKFPAFAIQETAKNQKFPFDQEKEITLEAIKTFVDDFVAGKVEPSIKSEPIPEKQEGPVTVVVAKSYNDIVLDDTKDVLIEFYAPWCGHCKSLAPKYDELASLYAKSEFKDKVVIAKVDATANDVPDEIQGFPTIKLYPAGAKNEPVTYSGSRTVDDLIKFVAENGKYKASVSEEAEEPSAAPAASEEASSAEPAAETKEAAKEADHDEL, encoded by the exons ATGCAGAAGGTTCACAGAAtcgccctcggcctcctcgccgcTGCGGCCATCGCCACTGCTTCCGACGTTgtccagctcaagaaggacACCTTCGACGACTTTGTCAAGGCCAACGACCTCGTCCTTGCTGAGT TCTTCGCCCCGTGGTGCGGCCACTGCAAGGCCCTCGCCCCAGAGTACGAGGAAGCTGCCACGAcgctgaaggagaagaacatCAAGCTCGCCAAGATCGACTGCACAGAAGAGACGGAGCTCTGCCAACAACACGGCGTTGAGGGTTACCCCACCCTCAAGGTCTTCCGCGGCCTCGACAATGTCGGCCCCTACAAGGGCCAGCGCAAGGCTGGTGCCATCACCTCCTACATGATCAAGCAGTCCCTCCCCGCTGTGTCCGACGTCACCAAGGACACTCTGGAGGAGTTCAAGAAGGCCGACAAGGTCGTCATCGTCGCCTACGTCGACGCCGCCGACAAGGCCTCCAGCGAGGCTTTCTCTGCCGTCGCTGAGAAGCTCCGCGACGACTACCCCTTCGGTGTCAGCACCGATGCCGCTctcgccgaggccgagggcgTCAAGGCCCCCGCCGTCGTTGTCTACAAGGACTTTGACGAGGGCAAGTCCGTCTTCACCGAGAGGTTCGAGGCTGAGGCCATCCAGAAGTTCGCCAAGACGGCCGCCACTCCCCTCATCGGCGAGATCGGCCCCGAGACCTACTCCGACTACATGTCGGCCGGCCTTCCCCTTGCCTACATCTTCGCCGAGACGGCCGAGGAGCGCAAGGAGATCagcgagaagctcaagcccATCGCCGAGGCCCAGCGTGGTATTGTCAACTTTGGCACCATCGACGCCAAGGCCTATGGTGCCCACGCtggcaacctcaacctcaagacCGACAAGTTCCCCGCCTTCGCCATCCAGGAGACGGCCAAGAACCAGAAGTTCCCCTTCgaccaggagaaggagatcaCCCTCGAGGCCATCAAGACTTTCGTCGATGACTTTGTCGCCGGCAAGGTCGAGCCTAGCATCAAGTCTGAGCCCATCCCCGAGAAGCAGGAGGGCCCCGTCacggttgttgttgccaagAGCTACAACGACATTGTCCTTGACGACACCAAGGATGTCCTCATCGAGTTCTACGCCCCCTGGTGCGGTCACTGCAAGTCCCTTGCTCCCAAGTACGACGAGCTCGCCAGCCTCTACGCCAAGAGCGAGTTCAAGGACAAGGTTGTCATTGCCAAGGTTGATGCCACTGCCAACGACGTTCCCGATGAGATTCAGGGcttccccaccatcaagctcTACCCCGCCGGCGCCAAGAACGAGCCCGTCACCTACTCTGGCTCCCGCACCGTTGATGACCTTATCAAGTTCGTTGCCGAGAACGGCAAGTACAAGGCTTCCGTCtctgaggaggctgaggagccATCAGCTGCGCCCGCCGCTTCTGAGGAGGCCAGCTCTGCCGAGCCCGCggccgagaccaaggaggctgccaaggaggccgaCCACGACGAGCTCTAG
- a CDS encoding uncharacterized protein (BUSCO:EOG092605QM; COG:K; EggNog:ENOG503NUVT): MAAENGRRSVSPESSGRDSPVPRQWRNQLGSEDAPPKDKHYRKYANGIDRALSLFETALQEWADYISFLNRLLKALQARSSSITTIPAKATVAKRLSQCLNPSLPSGVHQKALEVYNYVFTVMGKDGLSKDLPLYLPGLASVLSFASLSVRAPFLDLLERHFLHVHPRSLRPAMKSIVLALLPGLEEETSEDFERTLKLLERFKVAIRPPESQEITPAHSTGDDFFWQCFFLASITGHSRRTGALAYLSRLLPRLGTSVTPEANKSEGDSESAAKLSQLVTSPEPGLLIRCFAAGLVDDQLLIQRGYLDLLVTHLPLHSEVLQKRAKAGDLELLLRAAVGVTVRRDMSLNRRLWSWLLGPEPAASAEHEGALDSPTSATTQPHFFSSRTNYFEEYGLQPLTRALLSMVKSEAGNNPSERARPYRICLSLMDRWEIGGLVVPEVFMSIVDSVKRFKEKAATKADFTEVLRSASVFFDGVESGLIYSEMLSLMVQAISPGDLSAADRRAKLDLVKFILAHFNVREEEMITIHAPLTVLAILGMIEEAKEKSRSTYEQALEIAAGLLDLVPERAFFMDPGNKSNPAIESKVLAATPNLELLQKIKTFYVTDQGNLEASQPPYVSHNVAELLLQKACDLVCEGLGQTESGANVAIKTRVFMLVLSKAPTNLLLDTKKLLAALHDCLSVETTVAFTTYSSAISLSSHLYTLGRISPDDLSGLVVPLVRHAWSFLAASEPKYHVETVRSLWLLQTALTPLNREIEAAICSLMLEHDISGTYAQRSADPGRSFCVLWSHSLQDNPSGVDRRAPKTPNGEKIPRLGGMDNYEVMLTRPLFLMLDSLADERTQLFMTVKTWLNTLIGMDKLLGIFVSRFAELPFLRRQHGAAADPQDVHFTNEDDLDLGLYYVRSLSSVLRWAPDAAWGVLSKRTIRSSQPVAEIAGTEEDVTLQEFFLHVCLQCMACDEIPGDQLSKVRIAQLYRAALTVLHQILLNPFAGPLSKLKLEHLLIDKLSKSLTGPDPYVQVLLLDVVFAALKLRELVPVELPTSPVAEKQLSPIGERSKSFRISVANERPQAQLPPPPPTLLRCILAGLGSPSSRPVLDSWVSFLSECLPLYADSIFQVLIPLVETLCNQISSTFSNLQHLFRTPDQAPSQAPGAPETTLISLLNGLEQVLANGHDRLLAEEARAQVVKSPEQPQGFFGNMGLSVFSNDAPQSRSVTANDRLTVLLAFQDAVRICFAIWSWGQGSDAARQDSTSAASFGFTSLRMRNRARRLLEHLFAAETLECLETVIGIWKDALDSPDQSSHAEVFNLLPALDGSRPKHTVPALFNAIYSRTNPGALDPSRRSTLTIELQDTDVVIFLVDYTRSLEDDTMDEIWGDCTAFLKDLLGNPFPHRQTLPSLLEFAAVLGEKVDNTNFGEQRKMRRELADLFLRLLTAIFTTRPTSFTESSGTVSLSGAVSEKRASESLSLPLSLSTVNRLPGDRADDVVGILAGIVPNLAKILVENDRILQAASAISANVIGPTLRSKAFPDTVSGSTLVLLHELARLPNNQKGWKKDVADAFNDSRFFGSNLGLVQSGWLPLLSQWAVADKERMTEVLSRITPPTTAGIVFGVGATSARLEADRKTQLNLRRVAALILACPYDAFAAELGPVLEKLVELLGATSTSSPSSTTRAEVYMVFRALVLRISPVHLAGMWPVINAELHQAISSVVAPDHSPLADTYNNASVLQACKLLDLFVCLAPDDFQLHEWLFVTDTIDAVYRPAGGHKPVALVDEVSEELGASGGAAAAATGVVEEIGGVGSGGGVRRPLLGGVISCDDGGLLERRDELVARVLRPFFSQLSIWAFESRYAMGRVEVGGLEGGLVRDVFWEGSVVRAL, translated from the exons ATGGCGGCAGAAAACGGTCGCCGCTCCGTCTCCCCCGAGAGCTCTGGCCGCGATTCGCCAGTGCCGCGACAGTGGAGGAACCAGCTGGGGAGTG AAGATGCGCCGCCGAAAGACAAACACTACCGCAAGTACGCCAATGGCATCGACCgagccctctccctcttcgaGACGGCCCTGCAGGAATGGGCCGACTACATCTCATTCCTCAACCGCCTGCTCAAG GCTCTCCAAGCACGATCCtcaagcatcaccaccatccccgccaAGGCCACCGTCGCAAAGCGTCTGTCGCAATGTCTGAACCCCTCGCTGCCCTCGGGCGTACACCAAAAGGCCCTCGAGGTCTACAACTACGTCTTTACTGTAATGGGTAAAGATGGCCTGTCAAAAGACCTCCCGTTGTACCTCCCCGGCCTGGCCTCGGTCCTCTCGTTCGCTTCGCTTTCCGTTCGTGCTCCgttccttgacctcctcgagcGCCACTTTCTGCATGTCCACCCTCGTTCGTTACGCCCCGCCATGAAATCAATTGTGCTGGCACTATTACCTGGCCTGGAGGAGGAAACCAGCGAGGACTTTGAGAGGACTTTGAAGCTACTAGAGCGCTTCAAGGTCGCGATTCGTCCGCCTGAAAGTCAGGAAATCACACCGGCGCATTCCACCGGCGATGACTTCTTCTGGCAGTGCTTCTTCCTAGCATCCATCACGGGCCACAGCAGGAGGACCGGCGCACTGGCATACTTGTCGCGCCTGCTCCCAAGACTGGGCACCTCAGTAACACCTGAAGCGAACAAGTCCGAAGGTGACTCTGAATCGGCAGCAAAGCTCTCTCAGCTTGTCACATCTCCTGAGCCAGGGTTGCTTATACGCTGCTTTGCTGCTGGGCTAGTTGACGACCAATTATTGATCCAGCGTGGCTATTTGGACCTACTTGTAACGCATCTCCCGCTGCACTCAGAGGTACTTCAGAAACGTGCCAAGGCTGGCGATTTGGAGCTGCTTCTCCGCGCGGCTGTCGGGGTTACCGTACGGAGAGATATGAGCTTGAACAGGCGGTTATGGTCATGGCTCCTGGGACCCGAGCCAGCGGCTTCGGCTGAGCATGAAGGCGCCCTCGACTCACCTACTTCGGCCACAACCCAGCctcacttcttctcctcgagaACAAATTATTTTGAAGAATATGGCTTGCAGCCTCTTACACGGGCCCTGCTAAGCATGGTCAAGTCGGAAGCTGGGAATAACCCGAGCGAGAGGGCACGGCCATACCGGATATGCCTCTCCCTGATGGATCGATGGGAGATTGGCGGCTTGGTTGTTCCTGAAGTCTTCATGTCCATTGTGGACAGCGTCAAGAGGTTCAAAGAGAAAGCAGCTACAAAGGCGGACTTCACCGAGGTCCTGAGAAGCGCCAGTGTCTTCTTTGATGGTGTCGAGAGCGGCCTGATTTACAGCGAAATGCTGTCGCTCATGGTCCAAGCCATCAGTCCCGGAGACCTTTCGGCTGCCGATCGACGTGCAAAGTTGGACCTCGTCAAATTCATTCTGGCCCATTTTAACgtcagagaggaggagatgatcaCCATCCACGCGCCTCTCACCGTCCTGGCCATCTTGGGCATGATAGAGGAAGCCAAAGAAAAGAGCAGGAGCACATACGAACAGGCCTTGGAAATTGCGGCAGGCTTGCTTGATCTCGTTCCCGAGCGGGCGTTTTTCATGGACCCGGGGAACAAGTCCAACCCGGCCATCGAGTCCAAAGTCCTCGCTGCCACCCCTAATCTAGAACTCCTACAAAAGATCAAGACTTTTTATGTCACAGACCAAGGCAACCTCGAGGCAAGCCAGCCTCCTTACGTTTCCCACAACGTGGCAGAGCTCCTCTTGCAAAAAGCATGCGACCTCGTGTGTGAGGGCCTCGGCCAGACAGAGTCGGGGGCGAACGTGGCCATCAAAACCCGGGTGTTCATGCTGGTATTATCTAAAGCGCCTACAAACCTGCTTCTTGACACCAAGAAACTGCTCGCCGCTCTACATGACTGCCTGTCTGTCGAGACGACAGTGGCCTTTACCACATATTCTTCCGCGATCTCGCTATCATCGCATCTTTATACTCTAGGTCGCATCTCGCCCGACGACCTCTCGGGCCTGGTCGTGCCTCTGGTGCGACACGCCTGGAGCTTCCTGGCAGCATCTGAGCCGAAATACCACGTCGAGACAGTTCGCAGCCTGTGGTTGCTGCAGACTGCTCTGACGCCCCTGAACCGAGAAATCGAAGCAGCTATTTGCTCGCTCATGCTTGAGCATGATATTTCTGGCACGTATGCCCAACGGTCGGCGGATCCTGGCCGCAGTTTCTGTGTGCTCTGGTCTCATAGTCTTCAGGACAATCCTTCCGGGGTGGATCGAAGGGCGCCGAAGACGCCAAATGGCGAGAAAATTCCCCGGCTGGGGGGCATGGACAACTATGAGGTCATGCTCACGAGGCCGTTGTTTCTGATGCTGGATTCTCTTGCGGATGAGAGGACGCAGCTTTTTATGACGGTGAAGACGTGGCTTAATACTCTTATTGGGATGGACAA GTTGTTGGGCATCTTTGTCTCCAGATTTGCAGAACTTCCATTCCTCAGGCGACAGCACGGTGCCGCCGCTGATCCTCAAGATGTTCATTTCACTAATGAAGATGATCTGGACTTGGGGCTGTATTATGTCCGTTCTCTATCAAGTGTCTTGCGGTGGGCACCCGACGCTGCCTGGGGAGTTCTCTCCAAGAGGACAATCAGGTCCAGCCAACCGGTTGCTGAAATAG CTGGCACGGAGGAGGACGTGACACTCCAGGAGTTTTTCCTACACGTCTGTCTTCAATGCATGGCGTGCGACGAGATTCCAGGAGACCAGCTGTCCAAGGTCAGGATCGCGCAATTGTACCGCGCCGCCCTGACGGTCCTGCATcaaatcctcctcaaccccttcgcGGGCCCTCTTTCCAAGCTCAAGTTGGAGCACCTTCTTATCGACAAGCTCTCCAAATCGCTCACGGGACCCGACCCCTACGTCCAAGTTCTCCTGCTCGACGTCGTCTTTGCCGCCCTCAAGCTCCGCGAGCTTGTTCCCGTCGAGCTTCCCACATCCCCCGTTGCCGAAAAGCAGTTGTCACCGATCGGCGAGAGAAGCAAGAGCTTCAGAATATCGGTTGCAAACGAAAGACCACAGGCCCAgctgccaccgccaccgccgacgTTGCTTAGATGCATCCTGGCAGGCCTCGGCTCACCAAGCAGCCGTCCCGTGCTCGACAGCTGGGTCAGCTTCCTCAGCGAGTGCCTGCCTCTGTACGCCGACTCCATCTTTCAGGTCTTGATACCCCTGGTGGAGACGCTCTGCAACCAAATCAGCAGCACCTTTAGCAATCTTCAACACCTCTTCCGGACACCCGACCAGGCACCGTCGCAAGCGCCAGGTGCTCCCGAGACCACGCTTATCTCTCTCCTCAACGGTCTTGAGCAGGTTCTGGCCAACGGACACGACAGGCTGCTGGCTGAAGAGGCCAGAGCACAGGTTGTCAAGAGCCCGGAACAGCCTCAGGGCTTCTTTGGGAACATGGGTCTGAGCGTTTTCTCCAATGACGCCCCACAGTCGCGCAGCGTGACGGCAAACGACAGGCTTACCGTTTTGCTTGCCTTTCAGGATGCCGTCCGCATCTGCTTTGCGATCTGGTCGTGGGGTCAGGGGAGCGACGCGGCGAGGCAGGACAGCACCTCTGCTGCCTCGTTTGGGTTCACCTCGCTGCGCATGAGGAACCGGGCGCGGAGGTTGCTAGAACATCTCTTTGCTGCCGAGACGCTCGAGTGTTTGGAAACCGTGATTGGGATATGGAAGGACGCTCTCGACAGCCCGGATCAGTCGAGCCATGCAGAGGTTTTTAATCTCCTGCCTGCGCTGGATGGGTCAAGACCGAAGCACACCGTCCCGGCGTTGTTTAATGCCATCTACAGCAGGACCAACCCCGGGGCGCTGGATccgtcgaggaggtcgacgCTGACGATTGAGCTGCAAGATACGGATGTGGTGATCTTCCTGGTGGACTACACGCGGTCGTTGGAGGACGACACGATGGATGAGATTTGGGGGGACTGCACGGCCTTTTTGAAGGATTTGCTTGGGAACCCGTTTCCGCACAGGCAGACGCTGCCGAGCTTGCTCGAGTTTGCGGCTgtgctgggggagaaggtggataATACCAATTTTggggagcagaggaagatgaggagggagttggCCGATCTTTTTCTCAGGTTGCTCACGGCTATTTTCAcgacgaggccgacgagCTTCACGGAAAGCAGCGGCACGGTTTCTCTTTCCGGCGCGGTGTCGGAGAAGCGGGCGAGCGAgtcgttgtcgttgccgCTGTCGTTGTCGACGGTGAATAGGCTTCCCGGAGACCGGGCGGATGACGTGGTGGGGATACTGGCGGGGATTGTGCCGAACCTGGCCAAGATTCTGGTTGAGAATGATCGGATTCTGCAGGCGGCGAGCGCGATCAGCGCGAATGTCATTGGGCCAACGCTGAGGTCGAAGGCGTTTCCTGATACTGTTTCGGGGAGCACGCTTGTTTTGCTGCACGAGTTGGCGAGGTTGCCGAACAATCagaaggggtggaagaaggacgTTGCGGATGCGTTTAATGACTCGAGGTTTTTTGGGTCGAATCTGGGACTGGTGCAGAGCGGGTGGTTGCCGCTTTTGAGCCAGTGGGCTGTCGCGGATAAGGAGCGGATGACGGAGGTTTTGTCACGGATCACGccgccgacgacggcggggaTTGTTTTCGGGGTTGGGGCGACGTCTgcgaggttggaggcggACAGGAAGACTCAGCTGAACCTTCGGAGGGTGGCTGCTCTTATTTTGGCGTGTCCGTACGATGCGTTTGCTGCTGAGTTGGGGCCTGTGCTGGAGAAGTTGGTGGAGTTGCTTGGTGCGACGTCTACGTCGTCGCCttcgtcgacgacgagggcggaGGTGTACATGGTTTTTCGGGCGTTGGTGCTCAGGATTAGTCCGGTGCACCTGGCGGGCATGTGGCCTGTTATCAACGCCGAGCTGCACCAGGCCATCTCTTCGGTTGTGGCGCCGGATCACTCCCCGCTGGCGGACACGTACAACAATGCTAGTGTCCTACAGGCGTGCAAGCTTTTGGATCTGTTTGTTTGTCTGGCGCCGGATGACTTTCAGCTGCATGAGTGGCTTTTTGTGACGGATACGATTGATGCGGTGTACCGCCCGGCTGGGGGGCATAAGCCGGTGGccttggttgatgaggtgagtGAGGAATTAGGGGCGTCTGGgggggcagcggcggcggcgacgggagtggtggaggagatagggggggttgggtcgggagggggggtgaggaggccgCTGTTGGGAGGAGTGATTagttgtgatgatgggggtttgttggagaggagggatgagTTGGTGGCTAGGGTGCTGAGGCCGTTTTTTAGCCAGCTGAGCATTTGGGCTTTTGAGAGCAGGTATGCTATGGgaagggtggaggtgggagggttggagggggggttggtgagggatgttttttgggaggggagtgtgGTCAGGGCCTTGTAG